The following are encoded in a window of Panicum virgatum strain AP13 chromosome 5N, P.virgatum_v5, whole genome shotgun sequence genomic DNA:
- the LOC120674146 gene encoding interactor of constitutive active ROPs 2, chloroplastic-like isoform X1, giving the protein MHRRYLLSTPPSSPLGNGFPFPVSEHDMKARRRGGRRRRKPSSSSSPFCRSEVQTSCQALDHRQAFVSSPPRIRRSPAHARARGYQELVIQRNGSAEHPTRTSSQGSNKAGRTGRMAESPTGLSPKVDRRSTMSAEREKRRPPTTKLSELESQLSQLQDELKKAKEQLHSSEVSRKRALQEADDARAQAAAASAQVRNSEAQLAELSSAEEARLLELRRLSQERDRSWQSELEALQKQHAADSAALAAAMGEVHRLRVQLAAAARADRRQDVAEALATIDELRVKLKASEEAEAQARAMHEECKQQLEASRATIDSLLTDGSKLMDSFSLVVKELEESRAKVKALEEEVTEASSRIAIEHCNCSGSEAAELRSELEAAEARYQEEKILSTVETQCAYELMDQIKTESDLRHGKLAAALESAKSEVIFLKASLFDKESELRRALDANKKLQAEARTDSSADALKEQLQGALQENGQLKQELRQYESEKGSAAARTPEADAAEAAKKGEMEAELRRLRVQAEQWRKAAETAMALLTVGKGGNGKVVERSESLEGGKYAGLCEDLDDDAAARKNGNVLRRISGMWKK; this is encoded by the exons ATGCATCGCAGGTATCTACTATCCACACCTCCGTCGTCTCCTCTGGGTAATGGCTTCCCGTTCCCGGTCTCGGAGCATGATATGAAGGCcaggcggcgaggaggaaggagaagacgaAAGCCATCTTCGTCCAGCAGCCCATTCTGCAGAAGCGAG GTACAGACAAGCTGTCAAGCTTTGGATCATCGCCAAGCCTTTGTCTCATCGCCTCCACGCATCCGAAGAAGCCCAGCTCATGCGCGTGCCCGTGGCTATCAAGAGTTAGTTATCCAGAG GAATGGCTCCGCGGAACACCCCACCCGGACGTCCTCCCAGGGAAGCAACAAGGCCGGCCGGACGGGGAGGATGGCCGAGTCGCCCACCGGGCTCAGCCCCAAGGTCGACCGCCGCTCGACGATGAGCGCCGAGAGAGAG AAAAGGAGGCCACCGACGACGAAGCTGTCAGAGCTGGAGTCCCAGCTGTCGCAGCTGCAGGACGAGCTCAAGAAGGCCAAGGAGCAGCTCCACTCCTCCGAGGTCTCCAGGAAGCGGGCCCTGCAGGAGGCCGACGACGCCAGAgcgcaggccgccgcggcgtccgcgCAGGTGCGCAACTCCGAGGCCCAGCTCGCCGAGCTCTCGTCGGCAGAGGAGGCCCGCCTCCTGGAGCTGCGCCGGTTGTCGCAGGAGCGCGATCGGTCGTGGCAGTCGGAGCTGGAGGCCTTGCAGAAGCAGCACGCCGCGGACTCGGCCGCGCTGGCTGCGGCCATGGGCGAGGTGCACCGCCTGCGcgtgcagctcgccgccgcggcgcgcgccgacCGCCGGCAGGACGTGGCGGAGGCGCTGGCCACCATCGACGAGCTCAGGGTCAAGCTCAAGGCGagcgaggaggccgaggcgcaggcGCGCGCCATGCACGAGGAGTGCAAGCAGCAGCTGGAGGCGAGCCGGGCCACGATCGACTCGCTGCTCACCGACGGCTCCAAGCTGATGGACTCGTTCAGCCTCGTGGTCAAGGAGCTCGAGGAGTCGCGCGCCAAGGTCAAGGCTCTCGAGGAGGAGGTCACGGAGGCGTCATCGAGGATCGCCATCGAGCACTGCAATTGCTCGGGCTCGGAGGCCGCCGAGCTGAGATCGGAATTGGAGGCCGCGGAGGCCAGGTATCAAGAGGAGAAGATCCTTAGCACCGTGGAGACGCAGTGCGCGTACGAGCTCATGGACCAGATCAAGACCGAGTCCGACCTGCGGCACGGCAAGCTCGCCGCGGCGCTCGAGAGCGCCAAGTCCGAGGTCATCTTCCTCAAGGCGAGCCTGTTCGACAAGGAGTCCGAGCTGCGGCGCGCCCTGGACGCGAACAAGAAGCTACAAGCCGAGGCAAGAACGGACAGCTCGGCGGACGCTCTGAAGGAGCAGCTGCAGGGCGCGCTGCAGGAGAACGGGCAGCTGAAGCAGGAGCTCCGTCAGTACGAGTCCGAGAAGGGCTCCGCGGCCGCGAGGACGCCGGAGGCCGACGCGGCCGAGGCGGCGAAGAAAGGGGAGATGGAGGCCGAGCTGCGCCGCCTGCGGGTGCAGGCCGAGCAGTGGCGCAAGGCCGCGGAGACGGCCATGGCGCTGCTGACGGTGGGCAAGGGCGGGAACGGCAAGGTCGTGGAGCGGAGCGAGTCCTTGGAGGGCGGCAAGTACGCCGGCCTGTGCGAGGACTTggacgacgacgcggcggcgaggaagaacGGCAACGTGCTGAGGAGGATCAGCGGGATGTGGAAGAAATGA
- the LOC120674146 gene encoding interactor of constitutive active ROPs 2, chloroplastic-like isoform X3, with amino-acid sequence MLSLNKMHFLKLYSSSNSSRNGSAEHPTRTSSQGSNKAGRTGRMAESPTGLSPKVDRRSTMSAEREKRRPPTTKLSELESQLSQLQDELKKAKEQLHSSEVSRKRALQEADDARAQAAAASAQVRNSEAQLAELSSAEEARLLELRRLSQERDRSWQSELEALQKQHAADSAALAAAMGEVHRLRVQLAAAARADRRQDVAEALATIDELRVKLKASEEAEAQARAMHEECKQQLEASRATIDSLLTDGSKLMDSFSLVVKELEESRAKVKALEEEVTEASSRIAIEHCNCSGSEAAELRSELEAAEARYQEEKILSTVETQCAYELMDQIKTESDLRHGKLAAALESAKSEVIFLKASLFDKESELRRALDANKKLQAEARTDSSADALKEQLQGALQENGQLKQELRQYESEKGSAAARTPEADAAEAAKKGEMEAELRRLRVQAEQWRKAAETAMALLTVGKGGNGKVVERSESLEGGKYAGLCEDLDDDAAARKNGNVLRRISGMWKK; translated from the exons ATGCTATCCTTGAACAAAATGCATTTCCTCAAGTTGTATTCCAGCAGCAACAGCTCCAG GAATGGCTCCGCGGAACACCCCACCCGGACGTCCTCCCAGGGAAGCAACAAGGCCGGCCGGACGGGGAGGATGGCCGAGTCGCCCACCGGGCTCAGCCCCAAGGTCGACCGCCGCTCGACGATGAGCGCCGAGAGAGAG AAAAGGAGGCCACCGACGACGAAGCTGTCAGAGCTGGAGTCCCAGCTGTCGCAGCTGCAGGACGAGCTCAAGAAGGCCAAGGAGCAGCTCCACTCCTCCGAGGTCTCCAGGAAGCGGGCCCTGCAGGAGGCCGACGACGCCAGAgcgcaggccgccgcggcgtccgcgCAGGTGCGCAACTCCGAGGCCCAGCTCGCCGAGCTCTCGTCGGCAGAGGAGGCCCGCCTCCTGGAGCTGCGCCGGTTGTCGCAGGAGCGCGATCGGTCGTGGCAGTCGGAGCTGGAGGCCTTGCAGAAGCAGCACGCCGCGGACTCGGCCGCGCTGGCTGCGGCCATGGGCGAGGTGCACCGCCTGCGcgtgcagctcgccgccgcggcgcgcgccgacCGCCGGCAGGACGTGGCGGAGGCGCTGGCCACCATCGACGAGCTCAGGGTCAAGCTCAAGGCGagcgaggaggccgaggcgcaggcGCGCGCCATGCACGAGGAGTGCAAGCAGCAGCTGGAGGCGAGCCGGGCCACGATCGACTCGCTGCTCACCGACGGCTCCAAGCTGATGGACTCGTTCAGCCTCGTGGTCAAGGAGCTCGAGGAGTCGCGCGCCAAGGTCAAGGCTCTCGAGGAGGAGGTCACGGAGGCGTCATCGAGGATCGCCATCGAGCACTGCAATTGCTCGGGCTCGGAGGCCGCCGAGCTGAGATCGGAATTGGAGGCCGCGGAGGCCAGGTATCAAGAGGAGAAGATCCTTAGCACCGTGGAGACGCAGTGCGCGTACGAGCTCATGGACCAGATCAAGACCGAGTCCGACCTGCGGCACGGCAAGCTCGCCGCGGCGCTCGAGAGCGCCAAGTCCGAGGTCATCTTCCTCAAGGCGAGCCTGTTCGACAAGGAGTCCGAGCTGCGGCGCGCCCTGGACGCGAACAAGAAGCTACAAGCCGAGGCAAGAACGGACAGCTCGGCGGACGCTCTGAAGGAGCAGCTGCAGGGCGCGCTGCAGGAGAACGGGCAGCTGAAGCAGGAGCTCCGTCAGTACGAGTCCGAGAAGGGCTCCGCGGCCGCGAGGACGCCGGAGGCCGACGCGGCCGAGGCGGCGAAGAAAGGGGAGATGGAGGCCGAGCTGCGCCGCCTGCGGGTGCAGGCCGAGCAGTGGCGCAAGGCCGCGGAGACGGCCATGGCGCTGCTGACGGTGGGCAAGGGCGGGAACGGCAAGGTCGTGGAGCGGAGCGAGTCCTTGGAGGGCGGCAAGTACGCCGGCCTGTGCGAGGACTTggacgacgacgcggcggcgaggaagaacGGCAACGTGCTGAGGAGGATCAGCGGGATGTGGAAGAAATGA
- the LOC120674146 gene encoding interactor of constitutive active ROPs 2, chloroplastic-like isoform X2, protein MKARRRGGRRRRKPSSSSSPFCRSEVQTSCQALDHRQAFVSSPPRIRRSPAHARARGYQELVIQRNGSAEHPTRTSSQGSNKAGRTGRMAESPTGLSPKVDRRSTMSAEREKRRPPTTKLSELESQLSQLQDELKKAKEQLHSSEVSRKRALQEADDARAQAAAASAQVRNSEAQLAELSSAEEARLLELRRLSQERDRSWQSELEALQKQHAADSAALAAAMGEVHRLRVQLAAAARADRRQDVAEALATIDELRVKLKASEEAEAQARAMHEECKQQLEASRATIDSLLTDGSKLMDSFSLVVKELEESRAKVKALEEEVTEASSRIAIEHCNCSGSEAAELRSELEAAEARYQEEKILSTVETQCAYELMDQIKTESDLRHGKLAAALESAKSEVIFLKASLFDKESELRRALDANKKLQAEARTDSSADALKEQLQGALQENGQLKQELRQYESEKGSAAARTPEADAAEAAKKGEMEAELRRLRVQAEQWRKAAETAMALLTVGKGGNGKVVERSESLEGGKYAGLCEDLDDDAAARKNGNVLRRISGMWKK, encoded by the exons ATGAAGGCcaggcggcgaggaggaaggagaagacgaAAGCCATCTTCGTCCAGCAGCCCATTCTGCAGAAGCGAG GTACAGACAAGCTGTCAAGCTTTGGATCATCGCCAAGCCTTTGTCTCATCGCCTCCACGCATCCGAAGAAGCCCAGCTCATGCGCGTGCCCGTGGCTATCAAGAGTTAGTTATCCAGAG GAATGGCTCCGCGGAACACCCCACCCGGACGTCCTCCCAGGGAAGCAACAAGGCCGGCCGGACGGGGAGGATGGCCGAGTCGCCCACCGGGCTCAGCCCCAAGGTCGACCGCCGCTCGACGATGAGCGCCGAGAGAGAG AAAAGGAGGCCACCGACGACGAAGCTGTCAGAGCTGGAGTCCCAGCTGTCGCAGCTGCAGGACGAGCTCAAGAAGGCCAAGGAGCAGCTCCACTCCTCCGAGGTCTCCAGGAAGCGGGCCCTGCAGGAGGCCGACGACGCCAGAgcgcaggccgccgcggcgtccgcgCAGGTGCGCAACTCCGAGGCCCAGCTCGCCGAGCTCTCGTCGGCAGAGGAGGCCCGCCTCCTGGAGCTGCGCCGGTTGTCGCAGGAGCGCGATCGGTCGTGGCAGTCGGAGCTGGAGGCCTTGCAGAAGCAGCACGCCGCGGACTCGGCCGCGCTGGCTGCGGCCATGGGCGAGGTGCACCGCCTGCGcgtgcagctcgccgccgcggcgcgcgccgacCGCCGGCAGGACGTGGCGGAGGCGCTGGCCACCATCGACGAGCTCAGGGTCAAGCTCAAGGCGagcgaggaggccgaggcgcaggcGCGCGCCATGCACGAGGAGTGCAAGCAGCAGCTGGAGGCGAGCCGGGCCACGATCGACTCGCTGCTCACCGACGGCTCCAAGCTGATGGACTCGTTCAGCCTCGTGGTCAAGGAGCTCGAGGAGTCGCGCGCCAAGGTCAAGGCTCTCGAGGAGGAGGTCACGGAGGCGTCATCGAGGATCGCCATCGAGCACTGCAATTGCTCGGGCTCGGAGGCCGCCGAGCTGAGATCGGAATTGGAGGCCGCGGAGGCCAGGTATCAAGAGGAGAAGATCCTTAGCACCGTGGAGACGCAGTGCGCGTACGAGCTCATGGACCAGATCAAGACCGAGTCCGACCTGCGGCACGGCAAGCTCGCCGCGGCGCTCGAGAGCGCCAAGTCCGAGGTCATCTTCCTCAAGGCGAGCCTGTTCGACAAGGAGTCCGAGCTGCGGCGCGCCCTGGACGCGAACAAGAAGCTACAAGCCGAGGCAAGAACGGACAGCTCGGCGGACGCTCTGAAGGAGCAGCTGCAGGGCGCGCTGCAGGAGAACGGGCAGCTGAAGCAGGAGCTCCGTCAGTACGAGTCCGAGAAGGGCTCCGCGGCCGCGAGGACGCCGGAGGCCGACGCGGCCGAGGCGGCGAAGAAAGGGGAGATGGAGGCCGAGCTGCGCCGCCTGCGGGTGCAGGCCGAGCAGTGGCGCAAGGCCGCGGAGACGGCCATGGCGCTGCTGACGGTGGGCAAGGGCGGGAACGGCAAGGTCGTGGAGCGGAGCGAGTCCTTGGAGGGCGGCAAGTACGCCGGCCTGTGCGAGGACTTggacgacgacgcggcggcgaggaagaacGGCAACGTGCTGAGGAGGATCAGCGGGATGTGGAAGAAATGA
- the LOC120674146 gene encoding interactor of constitutive active ROPs 2, chloroplastic-like isoform X4, whose protein sequence is MQAPPPKARNGSAEHPTRTSSQGSNKAGRTGRMAESPTGLSPKVDRRSTMSAEREKRRPPTTKLSELESQLSQLQDELKKAKEQLHSSEVSRKRALQEADDARAQAAAASAQVRNSEAQLAELSSAEEARLLELRRLSQERDRSWQSELEALQKQHAADSAALAAAMGEVHRLRVQLAAAARADRRQDVAEALATIDELRVKLKASEEAEAQARAMHEECKQQLEASRATIDSLLTDGSKLMDSFSLVVKELEESRAKVKALEEEVTEASSRIAIEHCNCSGSEAAELRSELEAAEARYQEEKILSTVETQCAYELMDQIKTESDLRHGKLAAALESAKSEVIFLKASLFDKESELRRALDANKKLQAEARTDSSADALKEQLQGALQENGQLKQELRQYESEKGSAAARTPEADAAEAAKKGEMEAELRRLRVQAEQWRKAAETAMALLTVGKGGNGKVVERSESLEGGKYAGLCEDLDDDAAARKNGNVLRRISGMWKK, encoded by the exons atgcaggcgccgccgcccaaggcAAG GAATGGCTCCGCGGAACACCCCACCCGGACGTCCTCCCAGGGAAGCAACAAGGCCGGCCGGACGGGGAGGATGGCCGAGTCGCCCACCGGGCTCAGCCCCAAGGTCGACCGCCGCTCGACGATGAGCGCCGAGAGAGAG AAAAGGAGGCCACCGACGACGAAGCTGTCAGAGCTGGAGTCCCAGCTGTCGCAGCTGCAGGACGAGCTCAAGAAGGCCAAGGAGCAGCTCCACTCCTCCGAGGTCTCCAGGAAGCGGGCCCTGCAGGAGGCCGACGACGCCAGAgcgcaggccgccgcggcgtccgcgCAGGTGCGCAACTCCGAGGCCCAGCTCGCCGAGCTCTCGTCGGCAGAGGAGGCCCGCCTCCTGGAGCTGCGCCGGTTGTCGCAGGAGCGCGATCGGTCGTGGCAGTCGGAGCTGGAGGCCTTGCAGAAGCAGCACGCCGCGGACTCGGCCGCGCTGGCTGCGGCCATGGGCGAGGTGCACCGCCTGCGcgtgcagctcgccgccgcggcgcgcgccgacCGCCGGCAGGACGTGGCGGAGGCGCTGGCCACCATCGACGAGCTCAGGGTCAAGCTCAAGGCGagcgaggaggccgaggcgcaggcGCGCGCCATGCACGAGGAGTGCAAGCAGCAGCTGGAGGCGAGCCGGGCCACGATCGACTCGCTGCTCACCGACGGCTCCAAGCTGATGGACTCGTTCAGCCTCGTGGTCAAGGAGCTCGAGGAGTCGCGCGCCAAGGTCAAGGCTCTCGAGGAGGAGGTCACGGAGGCGTCATCGAGGATCGCCATCGAGCACTGCAATTGCTCGGGCTCGGAGGCCGCCGAGCTGAGATCGGAATTGGAGGCCGCGGAGGCCAGGTATCAAGAGGAGAAGATCCTTAGCACCGTGGAGACGCAGTGCGCGTACGAGCTCATGGACCAGATCAAGACCGAGTCCGACCTGCGGCACGGCAAGCTCGCCGCGGCGCTCGAGAGCGCCAAGTCCGAGGTCATCTTCCTCAAGGCGAGCCTGTTCGACAAGGAGTCCGAGCTGCGGCGCGCCCTGGACGCGAACAAGAAGCTACAAGCCGAGGCAAGAACGGACAGCTCGGCGGACGCTCTGAAGGAGCAGCTGCAGGGCGCGCTGCAGGAGAACGGGCAGCTGAAGCAGGAGCTCCGTCAGTACGAGTCCGAGAAGGGCTCCGCGGCCGCGAGGACGCCGGAGGCCGACGCGGCCGAGGCGGCGAAGAAAGGGGAGATGGAGGCCGAGCTGCGCCGCCTGCGGGTGCAGGCCGAGCAGTGGCGCAAGGCCGCGGAGACGGCCATGGCGCTGCTGACGGTGGGCAAGGGCGGGAACGGCAAGGTCGTGGAGCGGAGCGAGTCCTTGGAGGGCGGCAAGTACGCCGGCCTGTGCGAGGACTTggacgacgacgcggcggcgaggaagaacGGCAACGTGCTGAGGAGGATCAGCGGGATGTGGAAGAAATGA